A window of the Henckelia pumila isolate YLH828 chromosome 3, ASM3356847v2, whole genome shotgun sequence genome harbors these coding sequences:
- the LOC140892925 gene encoding serine/threonine-protein kinase ATR isoform X3, whose protein sequence is MANLSSLVHELRERIAASSSATSTTQNDDVLESRFRAVLPNLLHAYVVPSASAKEREVIAVLKLLAHTAKNFPGVFYHGKAGAVLPVIGRIIPFFAEPAFLSRHGTIFETVGSLLSLLRTGDRDAFRQFFMDTMLLAEDLAYVASVCNNTNSSKAKKVSVTSFCESVAAISNETALLSDIPTCNRPVNGYGISLDLTGQERFLPFATSVIKLLYKSLTEGTLNVEGLVDVPCVLAVCKLLCYGDDDLHMACFDFARLVGAGRNREIIPTEIFIQSMTIILNEDLEGVSVFRSAVYDSSLGGCLHALHSGSPDEIVRSTAADIVRIYSESLLKTGSLELKVIVDSVILWLYAALCSAYVRIAKMCPPQIWKPECLIYVLCSSEPMFQLIDCFKVAVSRLSPHLVGRIITDDRDISLLAFRDTANEISTVGGKRHTQGTDTSVTKRQKREDKFTDSGNKREEARNLCGFSGIREKEYADFLFNSLNLLVEFLKPPGENSNSMRTETALTAISILCVVFSEHPHTDLSICIFRQMCKWIFWMFEQAKPGHPFTMDISIFLEAVDSLLLMQGSLSEENKNELFESTGDIGTLLRPVLKLSWNHSSSTIDYCPPWKAKCLSIRILSKIGSIAHSGVDLDVLDLGLRDEAEEVRIKAIIYMPLILRCCDVNFLMHMFNKLEILEKEKNDQVKKIIPLFLGHLACLYGCYEEASLGDSRYKLYLMNDLEKQESKLDNHFQGFWCSKCDGTIAFNHRSCSKVPWPNVQNTKFLLNCDYTHLQSLFFDLLYDESSEEVQVACVRMIQRILLHGPVDILLKTKTKWLQCLDFLLLHRNKIVRETFCSQIGFFLEDSVLNCLFISGGSANISREQVFMDKIKHAFAAAEDPLVLETLIETGATIMQAVDIHSQLFLFTLVLLIDQLGNPYVTVRLTASKLINRSCYVHHSGGLEQLISKVVHVRNELYYFLSMKLAYQSKLVEEFSAAVLGVETEEFVKRMIPIVLPRLVVLQHNNDQAVSTLCELAKYSNTDMVQLIVNWLPKVLAFALHQADGKELKSALQFYHEYTGSDNKEIFAAALPALLDELICFTDVDELEEISERLARVPRMIKDVAEILTGSEDLSGFLRNHYVGLLNSIDRKMLHAEDISLQKQAIRRIEMLIKLMGSHLSTYVPKIMVLLMHAINKDWLQGEGLSVLHFFIKQLALLSPSSIKHVISQVFAALVPFLERETENSFSHLHKIVEILEELVLQNKVILKQNIHEFPPVPDIPVLIKVNKMIQEACGLKTLKDQLRDVVDGLNHDNLNVRYMVASKLRKLLDLNREEFITLLTKEGDLMMDLVSSLITSLLKGCAEESRTSVGQRLKLICADCLGALGAVDPAKVKGFAITRFKIACADDDLIFELIHKHLARAFRAAPDTIVQDSAALAIQELLKLAGCQASLDDNISEQRKDKQPRKVGKSSTKDTNDCTEMVGRGQRLWDRFSDYVKEIIAPCLTSRFQLPNVSDSAASGPIYRPSMSFRRWIYFWIKKLTVHATGSRFTIFNACRGIVRHDMQIAMYLLPYLVLNAVCDGTEEARRGVTEEILSVLDAAASDNGTISVHGSNSGQSEVCIQAVFTLLDNLGQWVDDVEQELALSQPVQLSISKELAVKSKDRNTSLPKESQQAFVQCKHVSELLDAIPKVYLAKASVRCQAYARSLLYFESYVREKSGAFNPASERSGVFDDEDISYLMEIYSGLDEPDGLSGLASLRKSKSLQDHLLINKKAGNWAEALTSCEQALQMEPTSVQRHSDVLNCLLNMCHLQAMVTHVDGLLSRVPLYKKTWCTQGVQAAWRLGRWDLMDEYLSGADEEGLLCSSSESNALFDLDVAKILNAMMKKDQFSVAEKIALSKQALIAPLAAAGMDSYARAYPFVVKLHLLRELEDFNSLLNGQSFLSRRFHLGEPEFSRVLENWESRLKLTQPSLWTREPLLAFRRLVFCASGLDSQVGNCWIQYAKLCRSAGHYEVANRAILEAKAAGASNFNIEKAKLLWINKRADGAIAELQQSLLNMPVEVVGSAAISSITSLSVVPLNPPPLLVDTQSMNKNEDVAKTLLLYSRWIHYTGQKQKEDVISLYSRVKELQPKWEKGYFYMAKYCDEVLVDARKRQEDHSEQSPRVRQSISAVVSSTNVSTERRWWTYLPDVLLFYAKGLHRGHKNLFQALPRLLTLWFDFGSFYHRNNLSSNKDLANVHGKVMSIMRGCLKDLPTYQWLTVLPQLVSRICHQNEETVRLVKHIITSVLRRYPQQALWTIAAVTKSTVSSRREAAAEIIQAARRGPNQGGSNSMFVQFATLVDHLIKLCFHPGQAKARTINILTEFSALKRLMPVDIIMPTQESLTVNLPPCDTNLTDSGTSDIFSHSDLPTISGIADEAEILSSLQRPKKIILMGSDGIERPFLCKPKDDLRKDARMMEFNAMINRLLCKCPESRRRKLYIRTFAVIPLTEDCGMVEWVPYTRGLRHILQDIYISCGKFDRQKTNPQIKRVYDQFQSKMREDEMLKTKVLPMFPPVFHKWFRNTFSEPAAWFRARIAYAHTAAVWSMVGHIVGLGDRHGENILFDSTTGDCVHVDFSCLFDKGLQLEKPELVPFRLTQNMIDGLGITGYEGIYLRVCEITLSTLRSHKETLMSVLETFIHDPLVEWTKTHKSSGVEVQNPHAQRAINNIEARLQGVVVGVGAAPSLPLAVEGQARRLIAEAVSLKNLGKMYIWWMPWF, encoded by the exons GCATGTTTTGACTTTGCACGCCTTGTTGGAGCAGGAAGAAATAGGGAGATTATTCCCACAGAAATCTTCATACAGTCGATGACAATTATATTGAATGAAGATCTTGAAGGAGTTTCAGTTTTCAG AAGTGCAGTTTATGATTCTTCTCTGGGTGGATGTCTTCATGCATTGCACTCTGGTTCTCCTGATGAAATTGTAAGGTCAACAGCGGCTGATATAGTACGCATATATTCTGAGTCTCTGTTGAAGACTGGGAGCTTGGAGCTCAAGGTTATAGTTGACTCTGTTATTTTGTGGTTATAT GCTGCCTTATGTAGCGCATATGTGAGGATTGCAAAAATGTGCCCCCCTCAAATTTGGAAGCCAGAGTGCCTTATTTATGTACTTTGCTCATCTGAGCCCATGTTTCAATTGATAGACTGCTTCAAAGTGGCAGTTTCCAGGCTTTCTCCTCACCTTGTTGGCAGGATTATTACAGATGATCGCGATATCAGTTTGTTGGCTTTTAGAGATACTGCAAATGAGATATCAACAGTTGGGGGGAAGAGACACACTCAGGGCACAGACACTTCAGTGACAAAGCGACAAAAGAGGGAAGATAAATTTACGGATTCTGGTAACAAAAGAGAGGAAGCTCGCAATCTATGTGGGTTTTCGGGAATTAGAGAAAAAGAATATGCTGATTTTCTGTTTAATTCTTTAAATCTATTGGTTGAATTTTTAAAACCTCCTGGGGAGAACTCTAATTCAATGAGGACAGAAACTGCCCTGACTGCTATTAGCATACTTTGTGTTGTTTTTTCTGAACATCCTCACACTGACCTTTCTATTTGCATATTTCGTCAAATGTGCAAGTGGATTTTTTGGATGTTTGAGCAG GCAAAGCCAGGACATCCATTTACCATGGATATATCCATCTTCCTGGAAGCTGTTGACAGCCTGTTGCTCATGCAAG GGTCCCTTTCTGAAGAGAATAAGAATGAACTCTTTGAAAGTACGGGTGACATTGGAACTCTATTGCGCCCCGTGCTAAAGCTTTCATGGAATCATTCTTCTTCAACAATCGATTATTGCCCGCCTTGGAAGGCAAAGTGTCTGTCAATTCGAATTTTGTCTAAGATCGGGTCTATAGCTCACAGTGGAGTGGatcttgatgttttggacttgggGCTTCGTGATGAAGCAGAAGAAGTTAGAATTAAAGCTATTATTTATATGCCATTGATACTTCGATGCTGTGATGTTAATTTTCTGATGCATATGTTCAACAAACTGGA GATCCTggagaaagaaaaaaatgacCAAGTCAAGAAAATCATTCCCCTTTTTCTGGGTCATCTGGCATGCCTCTATGGATGTTATGAGGAAGCATCACTTGGTGATAGTAGATACAAACTATACTTGATGAATGATCTGGAGAAACAGGAATCTAAATTGGATAATCACTTTCAAGGATTTTGGTGTTCAAAGTGTGATGGTACTATAGCATTCAATCACCGATCCTGCTCGAAAGTTCCGTGGCCTAATGTGCAGAACACTAAATTTCTTTTGAATTGTGATTACACGCATTTGCAGTCTCTCTTTTTTGACCTCCTTTATGATGAATCATCGGAAGAAGTTCAAGTTGCTTGTGTGAGAATGATTCAGAGAATCCTTTTGCATGGACCTGTAGATATTTTacttaaaacaaaaacaaaatggcTTCAGTGTCTTGATTTTTTACTACTACACAGGAATAAAATTGTGAGGGAGACATTTTGTTCACAGATTGGTTTCTTCCTCGAGGATTCtgttttaaattgtttatttatcaGTGGGGGTTCTGCAAATATATCTAGGGAACAGGTGTTTATGGACAAGATAAAACATGCTTTTGCAGCTGCTGAAGATCCTCTGGTTTTGGAAACTCTAATAGAAACCGGAGCAACAATTATGCAAGCTGTTGATATTCATAGTCAACTGTTTCTCTTCACCCTTGTTCTGTTAATAGATCAGCTTGGCAATCCATACGTGACAGTGAGGCTAACTGCATCAAAGTTGATAAACAGATCTTGCTATGTCCACCATAGCGGGGGACTTGAACAACTCATTTCTAAAGTTGTGCATGTTCGAAATgaattgtattattttttatccaTGAAGCTTGCCTATCAATCAAAATTGGTAGAAGAGTTCTCTGCAGCTGTTCTTGGTGTGGAAACTGAAGAATTTGTCAAGAGAATGATTCCCATTGTTCTTCCAAGGCTTGTTGTTCTCCAACACAATAACGACCAAGCAGTATCCACTTTATGTGAGTTGGCCAAATACTCGAACACAGATATGGTACAACTGATTGTTAATTGGCTGCCTAAAGTGCTTGCATTTGCTCTTCACCAAGCTGATGGGAAAGAACTAAAATCTGCTCTGCAGTTCTACCATGAATACACTGGGTCTGATAACAAAGAAATCTTTGCAGCTGCTTTACCTGCACTTTTAGATGAACTTATATGCTTTACAGACGTAGATGAACTAGAAGAAATAAGTGAAAG ATTAGCCAGGGTTCCTCGAATGATAAAAGATGTGGCAGAAATTCTTACTGGAAGTGAAGATTTGTCAGGATTTTTGAGGAACCATTATGTTGGTCTGTTGAACAGCATTGACAGAAAAATGCTTCACGCAGAGGATATATCCTTGCAAAAACAAGCCATCAGGCGGATAGAGATGCtgattaaattaatgggctctCATCTTAGCACCTATGTACCAAAAATTATGGTCCTTCTCATGCATGCTATCAATAAGGATTGGCTCCAGGGTGAAGGTCTCTCGGTTTTGCATTTCTTCATAAAGCAATTGGCATTATTGTCACCGTCTAGCATTAAACATGTGATTTCCCAAGTTTTTGCTGCTCTAGTCCCTTTTCTGGAGAGAGAGACTGAAAATTCATTTTCCCACTTGCATAAAATTGTGGAGATATTGGAAGAGCTTGTGCTTCAGAATAAGGTCATCTTAAAGCAAAATATCCACGAGTTCCCTCCCGTACCCGACATTCCTGTTCTGATTAAAGTAAACAAAATGATTCAAGAAGCATGTGGATTGAAGACTCTGAAAGATCAGTTACGTGATGTTGTGGATGGATTAAATCATGATAACTTAAATGTGAGATACATGGTAGCATCTAAGCTAAGGAAATTGCTGGACCTGAATAGGGAAGAGTTTATAACTTTGCTCACTAAGGAGGGGGATCTAATGATGGATCTCGTGAGCTCTTTGATAACTTCATTACTTAAAGGTTGTGCAGAGGAATCAAGAACTTCAGTTGGACAACGTCTGAAGTTGATATGCGCTGATTGCCTTGGAGCACTTGGTGCTGTTGATCCTGCCAAAGTCAAGGGATTTGCCATCACTCGGTTTAAGATTGCATGTGCTGATGATGATTTAATATTTGAGTTGATCCACAAACATCTGGCCAGGGCTTTCAGAGCTGCACCTGACACCATCGTTCAAGATTCGGCTGCATTGGCTATTCAGGAGCTGCTAAAGCTCGCTGGTTGCCAGGCATCACTTGATGATAACATTTCAGAACAAAGAAAAGACAAACAACCCCGAAAGGTGGGAAAATCTTCTACCAAGGACACAAATGATTGCACTGAAATGGTTGGTAGGGGGCAGAGATTGTGGGACCGTTTTTCTGATTATGTCAAAGAGATTATAGCCCCTTGCTTAACCTCAAGATTCCAGCTGCCTAATGTGTCAGATTCCGCTGCTTCTGGTCCAATATACCGACCTTCAATGTCGTTCAGAAGATGgatatatttttggattaaaaaattAACTGTCCATGCCACTGGCTCCCGGTTTACAATTTTTAATGCTTGCCGAGGTATTGTGCGTCATGATATGCAAATTGCAATGTATCTTTTACCTTATTTAGTCTTGAATGCTGTATGTGATGGTACTGAGGAGGCACGCCGTGGAGTAACTGAGGAAATTCTATCAGTTCTTGATGCAGCAGCCTCTGATAATGGAACTATTTCTGTGCATGGTAGTAATTCTGGACAAAGTGAAGTGTGCATTCAAGCTGTGTTTACCCTTCTTGATAATCTAGGCCAATGGGTGGATGACGTTGAGCAAGAACTTGCCCTATCTCAGCCTGTTCAGTTATCTATCTCTAAGGAGCTAGCTGTCAAATCCAAGGATAGAAACACATCACTTCCAAAGGAATCACAACAAGCATTTGTGCAATGTAAGCATGTATCCGAACTCCTGGATGCAATTCCCAAGGTATATCTTGCTAAGGCCTCTGTCAGGTGTCAGGCTTATGCCAGATCTTTATTATACTTTGAGTCTTATGTGCGGGAGAAGTCAGGAGCTTTCAATCCTGCTTCTGAAAGGAGTGGTGTCTTTGACGATGAAGACATCTCTTATCTAATGGAAATATACAGTGGATTAGATGAGCCAGATGGGTTGTCTGGTCTGGCATCTTTGCGCAAGTCAAAGAGCTTGCAAGACCATCTCCTGATTAATAAAAAGGCAGGAAACTGGGCTGAAGCTCTGACTTCTTGTGAGCAAGCTTTGCAGATGGAGCCCACTTCTGTTCAGAGGCATTCTGATGTCCTTAACTGTTTGTTGAACATGTGTCATTTACAGGCCATGGTAACTCATGTTGATGGATTACTTTCGAGGGTTCCTCTATACAAGAAAACATGGTGTACACAAGGTGTTCAGGCTGCATGGAGGCTTGGGAGGTGGGACTTGATGGATGAATACCTAAGTGGAGCTGATGAAGAAGGATTACTTTGTAGCAGCTCTGAGAGTAATGCTCTTTTTGACTTGGATGTTGCAAAAATTCTTAATGCAATGATGAAAAAGGATCAATTTTCTGTTGCTGAGAAAATTGCATTATCGAAACAAGCTCTTATTGCTCCTCTTGCTGCTGCTGGGATGGATTCTTATGCACGAGCTTACCCATTCGTCGTCAAGCTTCACTTGCTTCGGGAGCTGGAGGACTTTAATTCGCTTCTAAATGGTCAGTCTTTTTTGAGTAGAAGATTCCATCTTGGTGAACCAGAGTTCTCTAGAGTTTTGGAAAACTGGGAGAGTCGATTGAAACTTACGCAGCCATCTCTTTGGACTAGAGAACCGCTTTTGGCATTTCGAAGGCTTGTTTTTTGTGCCAGCGGTCTTGATTCTCAAGTTGGTAACTGCTGGATACAGTATGCAAAGCTGTGTCGATCAGCTGGCCATTATGAAGTTGCAAATAGAGCAATTTTAGAAGCCAAGGCAGCAGGTGCTTCCAATTTTAACATTGAGAAAGCGAAGCTCCTGTGGATCAATAAGAGGGCTGATGGTGCCATAGCGGAGTTGCAACAATCACTTCTCAACATGCCTGTGGAAGTTGTTGGCTCTGCTGCTATTTCGTCAATCACTAGCCTCTCTGTTGTTCCTCTTAACCCTCCGCCTTTACTGGTAGATACTCAATCGATGAATAAAAATGAAGATGTGGCAAAGACCCTCCTCTTATACTCGAGGTGGATTCACTACACTGGGCAAAAGCAGAAGGAAGATGTAATAAGTCTGTATTCTAGGGTGAAGGAACTCCAGCCCAAGTGGGAGAAAGGATACTTTTATATGGCAAAATATTGCGATGAAGTGCTTGTTGATGCTAGAAAGCGCCAGGAGGACCATTCTGAACAGTCTCCAAGAGTGAGACAATCCATTTCAGCTGTTGTCTCATCGACTAATGTGAGTACTGAGAGAAGGTGGTGGACTTACCTTCCTGATGTTCTTTTGTTTTATGCGAAGGGACTACATAGGGGGCACAAGAATCTCTTTCAAGCCCTACCAAGGTTGTTAACATTGTGGTTTGACTTTGGAAGTTTTTATCACAGAAATAATTTGTCATCCAATAAAGATTTGGCGAATGTTCACGGGAAG GTTATGAGCATCATGAGAGGGTGTTTAAAGGACTTGCCCACCTACCAGTGGTTAACTGTCTTGCCTCAGTTAGTTTCAAGAATTTGCCACCAGAATGAAGAAACTGTCCGCTTAGTGAAACACATTATTACTTCTGTGCTCCGTCGATATCCACAGCAAGCTCTATGGACCATTGCAGCTGTTACAAAATCCACAGTTTCTTCAAGGAGGGAGGCTGCTGCTGAGATTATACAAGCTGCAAGAAGAGGACCCAATCAGGGAGGTTCGAACTCTATGTTTGTGCAGTTTGCCACCCTAGTTGATCATCTCATAAAGCTGTGTTTTCATCCAGGCCAAGCAAAGGCAAGGACGATTAACATTTTGACTGAATTTAGCGCCCTTAAGAGGCTGATGCCTGTGGATATCATAATGCCTACCCAGGAATCTCTTACTGTTAATTTACCTCCATGTGATACGAATCTAACTGATTCTGGTACATCTGATATCTTTTCACATTCGGATCTTCCGACAATATCAGGAATAGCTGATGAGGCCGAGATTCTTTCCTCGCTTCAGCGTCCAAAGAAA ATAATTCTCATGGGCAGTGATGGAATTGAACGTCCATTTCTATGCAAACCAAAAGATGACCTAAGAAAAGATGCACGCATGATGGAGTTCAATGCAATGATAAATCGTCTGCTATGCAAGTGTCCTGAAAGTCGTCGGAGGAAGCTTTATATTCGTACTTTTGCAGTGATTCCATTGACAGAAGATTGTGGTATGGTTGAGTGGGTCCCTTACACTCGTGGACTCCGACATATTCTCCAGGACATTTACATAAGCTGTGGAAAGTTTGACAGACAGAAAACAAATCCTCAAATTAAGCGTGTTTATGATCAATTCCAAAGTAAAATGCGAGAAGACGAAATGCTGAAGACCAAAGTTTTGCCAATGTTCCCTCCAGTCTTCCATAAATGGTTCCGAAACACATTTTCAGAACCAGCTGCATGGTTTAGGGCTCGGATAGCGTATGCACATACTGCAGCAGTTTGGTCCATGGTTGGTCATATCGTTGGCCTTGGGGATAGGCATGGTGAAAACATTCTCTTTGACTCTACCACGGGCGATTGTGTGCATGTGGACTTTAGTTGCTTGTTTGACAAAGGCCTTCAGTTGGAGAAACCAGAGTTGGTGCCTTTCAGGCTGACACAG AACATGATTGATGGGCTAGGGATAACTGGATATGAGGGCATTTACCTCCGGGTTTGCGAGATCACCCTCTCAACGCTACGCAGTCACAAGGAGACACTCATGAGCGTCTTGGAAACTTTCATCCACGATCCCCTCGTGGAATGGACAAAAACCCACAAGTCCAGTGGGGTAGAAGTACAAAACCCCCATGCGCAG CGAGCCATCAATAATATCGAAGCACGTCTGCAAGGAGTTGTGGTTGGTGTTGGTGCAGCGCCCTCTTTGCCTCTTGCCGTTGAAGGACAAGCTCGCCGTCTGATCGCAGAGGCAGTTTCACTTAAAAACCTGGGAAAGATGTACATATGGTGGATGCCTTGGTTTTAG